The region GTAGTGCTATTTTTGTTATACTATGTTTGTGGATATCTATATTCTTTAACAAAaaggtttttgttttttgttttacttgaatttttgttatttgtcCTCggatcatttattttttttcaatattttttctgaaaaaacataaatttaaaattagtgttcattaaatgttgaatgtgggaatttttttaaattaaattcaattgGGCATGTGTAGAATGAAAGGGTAGAACTGACCTATTGCAATTACAAATGGGCCGCATGTTGAGTTAAAGTGCATTCTGTTTACTGTGAAACGACGAGTCGTCTTGTTCATAATTCGTAGTACCTCATATAACTGTTATGTGATCAGCCGTTCCATGTCGTTTAGTCTATTGGATGATGGTTGTATGATCGTATACAATACTTtgatttaaattcatttaaagCAATATCTCAACAACAATTTATGTACCTTCCACTGACAGAAAGTTTGGGTCAGTTTGGTCCTATTCATCATAATTTTTCACCTATATACTAAGATAATCCAAACAAGTACTTAAGAGCAAAACTGAATATAGCTTCATTGATAAATTTgcatttttaattaaagaatcTCAACATGTGAGCGATTTGGCATGTGACAAAAATTAATCAGAAATTGACTTTATCTCGTGAATTATCACAGGACAAAGGTCAAGTTGCAGAAATTGTGCATCCAAAAATGGAACTTTGATTGACATTACATACTAAAATTGCCATTTAATATATGTAATgtaataaaaaagataatgtaagtagatttttgtcaaaaaaaaaatgcaagagAAATGACACGAATTGTACATTTCATTGTaagaaaaaaaggagaaatatgtACATGTAATATGCTGACAGAAGGCTTGCACAATTACACTAACATGAGAGTGTTTGTGTGGATTGACATGTACAGCGGAATCGAAatcatttattaaatatttaaaaataaatttaatcaacaaacgataatatagtaaaataaataaataacacatGATATTTATGTGGTTCGGCAGTTACGTTTATATCTACAGAATAAAAAAATCGGTGATCCATACAAATAAGAACATTTCTAATTAATGTCTTtagaaaaaaatcacaaaatatttaactatcgacaaaaaataatttggaAGGATTATGATTAACTAAAACCTCACAACAAACACACCATTTTCACATCTACATTTTTCGGTTCAATTCTCACCAATTGAATAAATTagaatacatatatatatagtgaataaatagtTCTATCAACAGAGTCCTCAACTAATGAAATTACATTAATCCAACAATTTACTATAgttgtgccacgtcattttgacaacaaaccaataaaaatttgctataataaatatttaattatttttctcattaaatattttaactttataaatgttttaatttgtttcataaataaTAAGTACAATTATTGCGTTGCGTTGTATAAAAATTCTAACATGATATTTTATAAGGGTTTATTGTAAATTTGGTGTGTAGACttgtttaaaaataacaaaaaaattattacgaTTTAGTATGTGAACTTgttaaaaagttacaaactagTATTTTTAGTTGGTCATCATCAAGTTGCAGGTTAGCAAcctgatttttaatttataaaaaaaggcAAATTTACTCataaataccaaacgtttacgaccGATGTCAGTTATAGCCAGACCTTTTTAACTCACCAGATTTAACCAATTTTCGCatattctgttttttttatagccatttttgaacCGATTCGTTTTTTGCCACCATGTCGGACACGTTAGAACTTACTCACCAAAACGACGTGGGATCATATTAAAAGTTTTGGCTATAAATGACATATCACACTAATGTTTGGTCAAAACTAACACAACACGCAGAGATCCGGTTAAAACTAACAAAACACGTATAGGTTTGGTCTCTAACAAGTAGGATTGACAATAATCTCGCTTGAATCTCCGGATTTTCACACAATTGTTAGATTGCTACTTTATTTGAATCATGGTTACGTCATCTTGAGTTGCACCGATTAAAGTATTAGTATCATACTTCATccatctataaattcaaaattttgagtATAGACGTATTCCGCGATAAACAGGTAAAGAATCTAATAATCTAGAACCTGAGagaatattatatattaaaagaacTAATTTACTActacaaaatataattttccggcaaatttttaaattaaacaaataacaatagaTTTAGTGACACAATAGTTTTAGTATAAAAGTATACTAGCAACactataaaataagaaaaagacgtaataaagtgagaaaaaaaaatgaatgacaAGTGAATAAATGGTTTAAAAAAATGCAACTTTTCACGAGTGGAAAAGAGATACGAACGTAAAAAAACTTTTATAGAGTTGAACCGGAAGTTTTGGACATAACACATCAAGTCATACTACATGGAATAAGTTGTTTTTGATGAAGCTATGTTGCAAAATGTGCGTATTAAGGTTTCAAGAGACTTCAAGTTTCATCAAGAGATTCTAAATCAATCACAATAAGTTGGAAGATGTTTCAACTGCCACCACATTTTCTATAAATTGAAGAACATTTTGTCATTTACAACTTCCGAACAAATCCACAAAAGACACCACTCAATAGTAAAACACTTATAAgcacttgtattttttttaacatgtcATACTTTCGTTCTTGTTTACTTAATATAATATGGAATATTTGTTACAATGTTAATCAAATTACAATTGCTGGTTACGAagtcaaaattatataaaaatcggAATCCTCTTTCTTATAACACGCCCATAATTTAACATATAATAATAAGATTtcttgctaaaattaaaaaaactttagTCAATAAACTACTCTTTTTTACTAGTATTAGTTTTTCAACTGAGGTCATTGTCGCCCCCAAATCCGCTCTTGTCAAGCTATGAAAACTACTTTTtgattaattgataaaataaaatgaaaactgtagtaatatttttttttgtgacgaggactcactctactgtgccgaaactcaatatcattgtcaaacccCGGGATGGGGACCGCtcgcaagcccacatacctggCAAATCCGGGCTATAATGGCTAGCAACCCAGcctcaaccactccatattaagaaagggtatagccggggttcgaacccacgacctttgGCGCCCAGATGACTGAGAGTTAGACCACTCGACTAAACCCGTGCgggaaaaaaaaaactgtagTAATATTGTTCATGCATTATTAGTTTATCATTGAAACTTTATCATGAATTACCGACAGGATGCATGAACTGAAATCAAAATGGTGAACCCATACATAGGCCACGTCTTGTTCTTGTTTGTTTTATTTGCCTTGCATGTTcgcaataaaaatttaaaaatttaaaataaaattaacgatATTTTTACACCTGTTAGGCTGTGATAAATAATacttcaacttcaagtaggaaGTAGAAgacaaataattgaaaaaaggaGCAGGAAACATTAAAATGGATCAACGCGTTGTTTGTCTAATGCAGCCTCCTTTTCCACAAGGCAAACCGCTGAGGGAATCATCGGTTATGTCActttcattattaatttattatacaaAATCTAAGACCACcgccactttatgaattaatcccttgaataaaaatattatcatttccacatcaaaaacaaacaaatactttttattatgaatattacTCTAATTTAgtactttcaaaataaaactgGTAATTAAACTGATAAGATTATCGATCTAAAACAATCGGCACAACTgtcgatttaatttttatttcaacttaataaataaatttaaaatatctataattagtataattttgtGTAATTTCCTAAAATACATGTTTTGACATTTTATTTACAtctttacattgcaagttttgacttttcttttctgacttttttcatttacggaaaatacttttttttttaatttcataaatatctttttcgctttttaattttggttttttcggttcggtcgaccgaaccgaccggcagtttttatatagtgtaagattattgtatatatagtgttaatttttattttttatagatttttttcctggaatttttttattttattttttatagtgtgacagtagtgtatatatagtgtttttatggtgtttatattgtgtaaaattagtgtatatatagtgtataagtagtgtatttatagcaTTTTGTAGTGGTTTTTAtggtttaaccatgaaacactgcaaatacaccataaacactgtaaatgcaccataaatatattaaaaaggggcagaaatacactattaaTACATCAagaatacactaaaacgtaaagatattaaaaaattattacaaatgcaccataaaccaatattttctttacaaaattagtagcaataaacaaatctatgaataagaaaatacaaaataaataattatatgaataatagaataattttataaacaaaaaattatagatctacaataatttatttataaaatatttaaatcattaaaaaaaacctgAAAAATTACATCAAtttaaaaacgagtcgagaaatccattgCGCGGACGGAAGAGACGGGTGGACTAgagcgaacggaaaagacgaatgaaaaaacgaccggaaacaacgagaaatccatcggaagtagacgaacggaagcgcggcCGGAAAGACGAATagaaaagtaatcggaggagataaactaaaaattaaatgaaaaagaagaagaaaagaagagagaagaagagagaaaagagagagaaaaaaaagtggttatgtaaaaattaacctaaaatgagataagcctTCTTTATATAATgggtattttggtaaataagttagcttattaggtaatgtaggataagaggaaaaaatgagttaaaatggtgtaaatattttactcaaaacaggtatttggaaaataatccttataattttttatatttaaaatttaaatacatatatgctatttaattgataattaataaattaacaattGTAGAAGAAATAACACTCCAactagtaaataaaaaattaaataatttttacaaatcaattgattcaataattttataattttttgcaattttacagtttgaaaatgtttaattatatatttttttttgctttttttgaaaagaaaatctTTGATTTTGActcaaataagttaaaaaactATCATTCCGTTCAATTCTTAAATTATGTTCAAAATTGCTCTAGTCTTTGacataattaagaaaataataattatatttaaattttatgaacatttttattaaatttatatcaattttGATTGCCAATTTCTTATTATATGTCATGAAAAATAATAggctaatttttttctttctaaaggAAGAAGTATTATACTAATCAGACTATCTCACAAAAAATAACagggaaaagggtcaaataAGCTTTTAATATTTAGCCTATGAATCAGATAAATCCTTAACGTTCTGAAAGGTACAACGAGAACTCTAATGTTTTTAAATCGTACCATTTAAGTCCTCCATAGACGTCCTCGTTGATACGATTTAACAAACGTTAGGGTCCTCGATGTTAGTAAGAAGAGTTTAGatgatataatttaaaaatattaggggcttatttgattttttctgAATGTTTAAGGCTTATTTGATCCATAGGCTAAATATTAGAGGCTTATTTGACcattttctcaaaataaaaagGACCACACTATCACTAAATTCCATGTAATTTGACTACATTAATTCCTTCAAACCATATTCTTAAAAAACCAAAATTCTTTAAAACCAAAAATCCAAGCAACTTCTGTTTCCTAGAACACAAATTAGCCACTTGCCTTCTactacattttatttttattaacaatAAGGACAGAAATATTCAAGTTTAGCACAATACATAAACAAACTCAATGAGCTAATATTTCCCATGAACAATGGCTCTCTCTATTCTAAACCTCCTCCTCCTCTTCATATCCTCTCCGATCACCCTCCCTCCCACCTCCGCCGTCACCACTTCATCTTCACCAACCTCTCTAAACACCACCCATCTCCTAAAAAGCTTCTGCAACACCAAACCCTACCCGGACTCATGTTTTGATTCCCTCAAACTCTCCATCTCAATCACCATCAACCCCAACATTCTCACTTACCTTCTCCAAACTCTCCAAACCGCAATCTCCGAGGCTACAAAGCTAACAACCCTAATCTCCTCCGCTGCCAGTTCATCCAACATCTTACAGCCACAAATCGGTACGATCCAAGATTGTCAAGAGCTTCACCAAATCACATTATCTTCCTTACAAAAATCCGTTTCAAGAATCCAATCTAACGATAAGACTAAGCTAGCTGATGCACGAGCTTATCTGAGTGCTGCATTAACCAACAAGAACACTTGCTTAGAAAATTTAGCTTCCGCTTCTGGTCCGTTAAAGTCCGTTCTTGTTAGTTCTTTGATTAACACTTATAAACACGTGAGTAACTCTCTCGCAATGATCCCTAATCCGAATGTTAATAGCAAGAAAAAGGGTGGTAATAATAACACCAAGAACCGCCGTCTTTTAGGGTTTCCGAAGTGGTTATCGGGAAAAGATCGGAGGATTTTGGAGGGTGACGACGGAGGTGATGAGTATGATCCGAGTGAAGTGATAATAGTAGCGGCGGATGGGAGTGGGAACTTTAGTAGTATTAGTGAGGCGATAAATTTTGCTCCGAATAATAGTTTTGATAGAGTGATAATTGCGGTTAAAGAAGGTGTTTATGAGGAGTATGTTGAAATTCCGAGTTATAAGACTAATATTGTTTTGATCGGAGATGGGAGTGAGGTTACTTTTATTACTGGTAATAGAAGTGTTGATGAGGGCTGGACCACTTTCAGATCTGCAACTCTTGGTGAgatttttttctatcttttttcctttttacttTTGTTTAATTTCTTGGTGAGAAAATGTGCTTTATGATTTTCTCCCGTGCCAAACAAAAATCATCTCACATGATGACATGACAACCTTAATCAACTCTGTTTTTGCTAAATCTGCCTCATTCTTTTTAGAATGACTTAAATGACTTAGGAAAGTATATACTGGAAGCTTTTATCtggaataaataaaattttgagctattaattataatttgatccTGTTACaagaaaaaattatactaatttgATTCGAATCGTGTTATTTTAGAtgtttgtttatttaaattgattaaattttaattttattcacttGATTGCCATTGAATAATTTCCTTTTTGatgtttgcttttattttttaactcaaTAGTTGCATTTGCATATAGGGGTGATCAATCGGTCGGTTAAACCAAGTTGATTCGTATAGCAATCTGTTTTcggttaattatttaaaagattttgccatgtttttttttcaaagatggCAATCGACTTTTTAGAGTCTCAATCGTTAGTTTGTTAGTTACCGAGACGTGGTTCGAATCCACAATCTCTTGATGCACTTAAAGATGCCTTAGCCATCCAAAATAAGCTCACGTTGGCTTTGACatgtttaatttagtttatttaattcgatgcttttaataaaaatttgtttCGATCAcggttaaaaaattaaatttttatcaaacgaattaagcaaatattttatatctaCACTATACCCCAGTTAagaagttttaaatgtttttattaatcaaattagaagagtatattttaattgttaatttttatatttttattggtttaaccaaatGAACCCACCAATTCGGTCTGTTTGttattgttttctttatttagCTTAGTTCAGTTGAAtcaattttgtttcaaattatcTATCGGTcgattcaattaaaaaaataaaacaatcgagttaatttatttttgattaaatttgtcAATTCTTGATTGAATCAATTATTTGCTCACTGCTAGATATTTACTTATTGTAGTAAAATCTTCTTAAGTTTTgacttttgagaaaaaaattctttaattgattgaagaaaaaattataagatataCTACAAGTTAATCAGGCAATCATGCTGATGTTGCTGATACAAAGATATGAAACTGAAGAAAAGATTACAGAAATATAGAGGTTAATCAAGCAATCGTACGTGCTGGTGTTGCTTCGACAAAGATATGACATAACCATTCTTATTGAACTTTAAAACACACCGACGATACTTTTTGagtccataatatttattgctttttaaaagaaaaatggttCATAATACTATTTGTTACTGTACAGAACTATAGGAAAATTTGTAGCTATTTTGTAGCTATTTTTAATCAGCAACTTAGTGAGTCTTTAAAATTAGTCAAACTAGAAAACAAtacattatttatataaaaatttctatggataatttttttttaatttatataaaataaataaaaacaataaatattatggatAGAATGGAGCATATGAGCTATCCATTTTccaataaagtttttttttagattaatttctaataaaaatttaaacgaGGCTAATAATTATCCATGTACCCTGACTTTTATTCCGACCTTCACCAAACCCTCTGATCTTATAAAACGGtcagtaaaccccctgatctttgtggcggcgccattcaaAGTCTTTATGGATAAAAATACTTAGCGCCGTCATTTTTTGGCGGCTGTAATACTAAAAAAATGACGGCACCATGTGCCAGCTGACACGtcactaaatattaaaaaaaaaaaatcaaaacaaccctaaaaaatttaaccaaaccaaaatccaAGTACACTCTACCAAACCCAATCCAACCGGTCAACCCATCTATCACCTGCCACTAGAGGTGGCCATggccgggtcagcccgtgaaTCGCCCGGAACCGGCCCGGTCAAACCCGGTCCGGAACCGGTCAAATTCGGAACTGGACTAAAACCGGCCCGGAATCGTACAAagggcggttccgggccggttccagaTTTGTTAAACCGTGATCCGGCGGTTTTGGGTCAGAACCGGTGGTTCAAGGGTCGAACccgttaataaaaaatatattatatctttattatataatataattatttttataataaaatatatgttatatttattttagttaaatttttggtaaatattttaattttttaaaaacaattttttattttattgtaatactatctccgtgagttgttttattgttaaattacattttttagtaattaaattttaattttaattttaattttttttctaaactgTCTTAAGccggaaccggaaccgtccgGTTCTGAACCGTCATGATACCGTCTCTtaggcggttccgggccggttccactttttcttgaaccgtgaTCCGGTGGTTCCGAACCGGAACCGCTgggttatgaaccgtggccacctctacCTGCCACCGCCCGCCGACCCAAACCACCTGCCGCCGCCGCCGAGTCGTCTTTTCTGGCCCTGAATCTGTTGGAAGAATATACAGATCCACATTTATTCGTCAAGAACATATATCACATCTGTTTGTCaagaacaaatcaaagtgtGGATATCACATTGGGTCGAGGGTGGTTTGGGTTTGAATGGGTGGTTTGGGTTGGTagggttattttttttattaaatattaaatttaggagtattttagatatttttgttatatttggtAATATGTCAGTTGAAACATTGCGTcgtcatttattttcttttttataattacagccgccaaaaaaagacggcgctaagggttatttttattcataaaagcCGTGAATGGTGCcaccataaaaatcaaaaagtttattAACCGTTTTGAAAAATCAGGAGGTTCGGTGAAGATCATGGTAACAGTCAGAATTCATGGGTGATTAGCCCTTAAACACACTGATTAGAATGCTTGCACTTGAGCTGATGTGGTAAAGTAACTGATGTTGATTTGGCAAGTAGGCTGCTGATTCTATAACAGAAAACAAACTTTGTATTAAATCTATCCAATTGAATTAAAAGAATTCGACCATCCAATATCCAGTGGCTATCACGTTAGTCAAATAAAGTTTAATtgaacatatttaattatagttaaaatattttttaaatcagtttataattaattaaatttagattttttagataattaagcAATTTTTTTTCTGTGATTACGAATCTTGCTAAACCTTACATTTTACTTCCTGCTGATGAATTATCACAATACTATGCAGCTGTGTCTGGTGAGGGTTTCTTAGCAAGGGACATCACAATTGAAAACACAGCCGGGCCACAAAAGCATCAAGCCGTTGCGGTACGCATAAACGCAGACTTAGCAGCAATGTATCGATGCACCATAAACGGCTACCAAGACACGTTATACGTGCACTCATTTCGACAGTTCTATCGAGAATGCGACATTTACGGCACCATAGATTACATATTCGGTAATGCAGCCGTAGTCTTTCAAGCTTGTAACATCGTATCAAAAATGCCATTGCCCGGCCAATTCACCGTTGTTACAGCCCAATCTCGCGAAATTCCCGAACAAGACACTGggatttcaattcaaaattgttCGATTTTAGCTACCGATGATTTATACTCGAATTCCTCTAGTGTTAAAAGTTATTTAGGCCGACCATGGAGGGTATTCTCGAGAAGTGTAATTCTCGAGTCGTACATTGATGATTTTATTAATCCGACAGGTTGGACCGAGTGGTCAGGTGATCAAGGGTTAGACACATTATATTACGGCGAGTATGATAATTACGGACCGGGTTCTGCTACGGCTGATCGGGTTACTTGGCAAGGGTTTCATGTAATGGATTATTATGATGCTTTTAATTTCACTGTAACTTATTTCATCACCGGTGATGAGTGGCTTGATTCCACTTCATTTCCTTATGATGATTCAATTTAGATATTTATGTTAGTTGTCAATTGGGCTGATTAAGTAGCCTGATATTTCCAAATCATACATTAATTATAGAATCTTTTTATATCTCATTGACAATCATGCCTTGTTTTTTAGTGTttacttcttttttttatttctcttaattttttatttcagagCATATTGCAAATTGTTTTTGataggtttgacattttttgtttctgATAGctagttgttttttttaattttataggcAATTCATAGAGTcctcaaattttcttttttctttttctatacaAATGTTGTAgggaaattttaatttatttctctttGCAAATGTTGTTTGAAAATCCCTACCAGTTTCAGGATTATTACACCTAATGGCTACAATAAATGCCTACCTTTGATTTAAAAACGGACCGGACTGGACCGGTTGGTTGAAACTGTTGAACCGAAAATTGGTCAACCATCCGATCCAATTCATCTTAAGACTGGAAATCTGGTTACACCGAATTGAACCAGTTGATACGAACATACATGTCGGTTGAACCGGTGGTTCAATCGGTTAGACCCTAACccatgtttattttttatgtataatttatttaattaattggtaAAACCGGTCAAACTGGCAGTTGAATCAGTCCAATTGAAAGTCTCACTAGTTCGGTCATCGGTCTAAAATATATACGGCCTATCTAATGGTCGGTAATTTATATTGAATGTCATgatttgaaaatattaatttaatatgttatatgtagtaaaaattaatatttgtcATTGTCTAGCCAAAGGGGTCTTTCTTCGAGTATTAATGCAATTTTAGGAGTGTATGGTGGATATAGTTACTTCTTTCGTTTCAAAATAATTGTCCATTTTTTtacacaatttaaaaaatataattattactcTAACTTTTcaccaatttatttttatttttcttattatatccttattaatttttataactatttattttttaaactaataGCATTAAAtgataaactttaattaaaagTAATCTGGAAAAATCAACAccctaaattattatttattagaaatatGGCCAGCTATTTGGgacaaaaaagaagaaagttGACTATTGTTTTGAAACggtatttaatttatatgtaatttttaaaCCTACTATGCGCCCGAATTACTTGTACATGCATCAAAAAGCTAGAAAAGATCATGACATTTTAGCCTCACTCAATTAAATTTGGTGTATTATATCGagctaaaaaataatattaatttcatCTAAACTTGACTAGTTTTAAATTTAACTCAAACTCgattagttaattttaaaagatcGAGCTCACACTctattgaataattaaaaattaaatttggctCAGTTTTttgtgtaaaaaaaattaaaatttattttgaaaataaaaatattattatagatatatataaaaataaaaataattgtaaaaaaaaaaacaatagtgATAAAAGTTTAATCAGACTTGTAAGCATGTTGATTTGAACCATTTAATATTCAGATtcgattaaataattaattagaatagttcaaactcaaataaattatattaaatattttttcaaattggaAATCATGATTTGCAAAAACAGTGAACTCTTCTAGGCTTCTAGGAAGCCAAAACAACCGGGCTTTGTACATAAATGCTTGAATTGAACTAGagatatataaaaatactcTGCTATTGAAACTTaagcacaattatgctttttttAATGGACTTTATGCACTAGTACGTTTTTTATGAAACTGAGATCACAAAACATCCAATTCTCCAAAATTTTCATCCACCTCATCTTTCTTCTTGTCCATTCTTCATAGTActtgttatttaaaattatttcaccaaaattgaaatattatttttttatccattttttcatcaatcgaattaaaaaaaaaagaacaataatttaaagtaaaaatatttcattcaatttctttgatttctggatatttacatttattttttataaaattaatcttactttttaatattttattcgtAATGTGTAAgttgtatgtttttaatatttaagtgaacttctcattaaatttttattttt is a window of Mercurialis annua linkage group LG2, ddMerAnnu1.2, whole genome shotgun sequence DNA encoding:
- the LOC126670417 gene encoding probable pectinesterase/pectinesterase inhibitor 12; the protein is MALSILNLLLLFISSPITLPPTSAVTTSSSPTSLNTTHLLKSFCNTKPYPDSCFDSLKLSISITINPNILTYLLQTLQTAISEATKLTTLISSAASSSNILQPQIGTIQDCQELHQITLSSLQKSVSRIQSNDKTKLADARAYLSAALTNKNTCLENLASASGPLKSVLVSSLINTYKHVSNSLAMIPNPNVNSKKKGGNNNTKNRRLLGFPKWLSGKDRRILEGDDGGDEYDPSEVIIVAADGSGNFSSISEAINFAPNNSFDRVIIAVKEGVYEEYVEIPSYKTNIVLIGDGSEVTFITGNRSVDEGWTTFRSATLAVSGEGFLARDITIENTAGPQKHQAVAVRINADLAAMYRCTINGYQDTLYVHSFRQFYRECDIYGTIDYIFGNAAVVFQACNIVSKMPLPGQFTVVTAQSREIPEQDTGISIQNCSILATDDLYSNSSSVKSYLGRPWRVFSRSVILESYIDDFINPTGWTEWSGDQGLDTLYYGEYDNYGPGSATADRVTWQGFHVMDYYDAFNFTVTYFITGDEWLDSTSFPYDDSI